A segment of the Hippopotamus amphibius kiboko isolate mHipAmp2 chromosome 8, mHipAmp2.hap2, whole genome shotgun sequence genome:
CCCGCGCCCGAGCTGCGCTCTTTCCCAGGTGAAGTTCATCCATgaccagacctcccccagccccagataCCGCGGGTTCTTCCACGGGGTCAGGGAGATCGTGCGGGAGCAAGGTGAGCCACTCGGCCTTCCCCTCGGGGACCGCGGCCGGGCTGGAAAGGGCCGCACGTCCCCTTCCCCGCGCGCCGGGCCCCCAGAGGCGCTGGTGTGACCCCCGTGCTCTCCGCCCCAGGGCTGAAGGGGACGTACCAGGGCCTCACGGCCACCGTGCTGAAGCAGGGCTCCAACCAGGCCATCCGCTTCTTCGTCATGACCGCCCTGCGCAACTGGTACCGAGGTGCGTCTGTGCCGCGGGAGCCCACTCGCGGGCCGGAACCCTGCCCTCGCCCCGCGCCCCCTCCTGACcacctgctcccccctcccccgcccccccaggggACAACCCCAACAAGCCCATGAACCCGCTCATCACCGGTGTGTTCGGAGCGGTTGCGGGTGCCGCCAGCGTCTTCGGGAACACACCCCTGGACGTGATCAAGACCAGGatgcaggtggggtggggtggttgtggggtgggggtggggttggccccgggggggcggggcgggcggctgAGGCCAGGCCGCTGGTGTCCTCGTCCTGTCCTGCAGGGCCTGGAGGCGCACAAGTACCGCAGCACGTGGGACTGCGGCCTGCAGATCCTGAGGAAGGAGGGGCCCAAGGCGTGagtggggggggcagggctgcCGTTCCCAGCCTGGGCCAGACCCCGCCTCCCGTTCCCCTCACCCGCAGGCCTCCCAGAcccgaggggaggggagggcttcaCCTCTCGCTCCTCCGACCTCTGGGCTCAGCCGCACTTTGCAGAGACGCTGtcatcctctcctctccatcGCCTGTCCTCCCCCAGGTTCTACAAGGGCACCATCCCCCGCCTGGGTCGCGTCTGCCTGGACGTGGCCATCGTGTTCGTCATCTACGACGAGGTGGTGAAGCTTCTCAACAGAGTATGGAAGACAGACTGAGCCGGTCCCGCGCGGCGCCCGCCGCGCCCCTCACAGTCCCAGTGCGGTCGTGCCAAAAGGCTCCCTTCCCCGTCCCTCGCCCTCCGCGGCCCGGGGCTGCCCGCTGCGGCCGTCTTGTCCACCTGTCCCCGTGGTCTGTATGATCCCACCGCGGGGTCCGTGTGTCCCACTGAGGCTGGGTGTCCCACTGGTCCACGTGCTTACTCGTGTGCCTGTGTTTCATGTTTCGTGTCCTGTGACCCTGTGCCCCACTTCCCGGGGTGCCCGTGTGGCCTGGGTCACGGCCCTGTAGCCATGGCCCGGTCCCAGCCCGGTGCCTTCCACCCTGGGCAGCAGGGGCACCGCCCCGGCCTACCACAGCTGCCTCCgggcctcagcctggcctcactGCATTCCAGGGGCTGCGTGCCCCCCGCTTCTCCCGCCACTGGCCTTAACCGGCCCTCGGGCCCTCCCTCCGCCCGGGACAGGGTGGCACCTGCCACTCTCAGGACCACCCTTCCAAGGCAGAATAAACTGGATCCTGTTGCAGCCTCCTGTCCCTGTGTGAGCTTGTCTTTGGGTGGGCAGTGACGGCCACGCCTCTGCAAGGGCAGGCCCACTCCTCACCCCAGGACCCTGCCAGGGGCCAGGCAAGCTGGGCAGCAGGTAGGCAGTAAGCTGTGGCCACAGTGTCGGCTCCCCAGGAGGCCTGGCACCAGGCCAAGGAACATCTGGCGTCCATCCAGGCCTCGCCTGTGGCCCGGGGGCATTATCCTGCAGGGTCACCTGGCAGGCAGCACTGAGTGGGCGGAGAAGAGCTGTTGCCAGCTGGTAGCTGGGCCTGGAGACAGTGCTCTCGGGCTCTTGTCTGCCCTGCAGCCTGCCACCCAGCCCTCCTCACTCCTCACTCCCTCATGGTTTCCCTGTGGAATGGTCTGCTTGAGGGGAACTGCTTTGGGGTGACCAGTTTTTCGTTCCCTGAGACTCTAAGCAGGAGAccactccttttttaaaatgaattatttttggttgtgctgggtcctAGTTGTAAcgtgcaaactcttagttgcagtgtgtggcgtctagttccctgcccaggaccaaatccgggccccctgcattgggagtgcggagtctgaaccactgcaccaccagggaagtcccgggaggCCCTTTCTTAATCCTTCACCCAGGCTGGGAGGTAGCGGCCCTGATGCAGGAAGGGGTGGGCACTTAGGGCCCTCACCCCACAGCTCTGAACCCCAGAGGAAGGTGTCCCTCTTGCTGcagtcccctcccccaggacccaggcacaGCTGGGAGCCCAGCCCAGCGTGGGGGCCACAGAGCCCTGAACTGGGCGGTCCCTGTGGCCCAGATCTCCTGGCTGGAAACGACCACCTGAGTCAGGTGGAGGAGGCGTGAGCAGGATGTGATGAGCCAGTGCCCCAGGCCGTGTGAGAGCAGGAGGACCttcctgtgccaggcactccACGGCAAAAGCCACACAAAGGGCTTGGCTGGGACTGGGAAGTAACCTGCCGGCAGGAGTCTCCCAGTGGGCAGGTGCCGGTCCTGGAGAAGTTCCTTCTGGGGGAGAGTCCCCCAGCCCTGCAACCTCACAGCACCTGGAGTCTGAAGCAGATCTGAGGGCCAAGGATGGGCTTGAGGGGTGCAAGGGAACGTGGTTTGGAAGGACTGGGCTGGGTGCCCTCAGTGCTCACAAGAAATGGAGAAGGCCCAGCAGCAAAGCTTGCCTGCTCACAAGCCTAGGCAAGCCGCCCAACCCCCCTTTCCCAGCCTGTGAAATGGAAGAACCCACCCTAGGGGACTATGAATGTGGAGTGATAGGACGTCTGTGAAGCACTTAGAACCACGCACAGAGTGAGCCCTCAGGGCAGAATGCTGGCAGGGCCCCAGAGCCCCAGGTAATTTCTAGAGCCAGCAGAGCCCAGGAGCTGGGAATTCCAACGCCCGGACCTCCAGGGCTAGCATCTGCTCACTGACTGCACAACAGCACCCCAAGTCCCGTCCCCACCCCCCTTCACGAGGAGGAAGGGGCCAGGCTGCCCTGAGCAGAGAGGAGGGCATGGGGACCTGTATCCAGGAGGGGCAGGCACCCCTCTCCTGTGTCACACAGCACAAGGTGGACAGCAGGTAGCCCAGCCAGAAAAGTTGGTTGAGCTGGGCCTGAGTGCCCTGGGGCTGTGAGTCTGGAGAAACCACCTGCCGGTTCTCCCCAACCCCCTTCGACGCCCCACCCGCCCCTGCCCATTCATAGGTAGCTGGAACAAGGCAGCAGCGTCAGTTCCTGGAGCTGAGACCTTAGGGAAGGGGGCTTGGAGGGAAGCGAGCACGTGAAGAGAAGGTAGAGAGGCAGGCAGGTGCCTGGGGAGAGCCCAGCTGCGTGTAACCAAGAAGGCTGCAGGGAGGAGGTCGATGGCAGGGGACCTTGCCCTTGCAGCACTGGGGCAAAGGGGCAAGATGATATGGGTAGATCTTTGAGCAGCTGGGAGGCAAAAGACTCAGCTTCCAGCGTGGTCCCCTGCCGCCCCACACTAACCTGGACACacaggccagggctggggagaaCCCCAGGAGGCAGCTGAGTCTGCCTATCAGAGGAGAGATGGGAGCTGAACGTGGAGACTCCAGATCACCATGCCCTGCCGACAGCCAGAGCCTCTGTGCCCAGCTGGAAGCCACTCGGCCTCAGGCAGCCTTCACCATCTGGCATTGTCTTGAGCCTGGGATCATCATGAAATGTGTCCAGGACACTGACCTCAGAGACAGGCCAAGGGAGCAGAGGGTGAGGGGGTAGCCACTCCTGGGGCAGGTCTTGACCAACCTCCAGCCCCATTTCACCACTGTGGGGCTGAGGGGGCGTGTCTCACCCCCTCTAGGCAGAGGCCCTTAGGcagctgccctccacccccacttccTTGAGCCCTCCCCTCGCCCACTAGTGCACAGGCGTCTCCTGGGTTTTTCCATGTCCTCGTGTAGGTGACGGCAGTCAGAGCTCAGTACTGGCACTGAGTCTCTGCTGACAATTGGGTCTGTCTCCTTTAGCCAACAAAGAGAATTCTGTTTTTCAGGTTGTGCGTCAGCCTTCACAGCAAACAGTCTGAGCTGACGATGCCAGAGTATTTTCCTCGCCGACATTCTCCTTCCTACGTGTTCTCAGATTCCCTCGCCTGGGATCTTTTATAAGAGGCACAGAAGCGGGGGTCTGAGGATCTCCTGCCTCCCCAAGATCCGGGAGCAGGGCCAAGGAGAGAGACGCAGGCACAGCGGAGAACTGGGAGGGCCACAAAGAGCGCCCAGGATCGTGGACAAACGTGGCCTATGGAAAACGTGGTGGCCCCTGGTGTGGCCTTGTAGTGCCCCTCCTCCCACGCCCACCTGGCGAATATCCGTGAGAGCAACCTCCCCTTCGCTCAGGTTGGGCCAGGCCCTGACCCCTGACCCTTCCCAGCTGTTGTCACTTGGCCGCCCGCACTTACTGCTCCATTGGCTGGGCCTGGCCCGGAGGCCCCACGTGGCCACAGGAGAGTCCTCTGCCTACGTCCCTCTCCGCCCCTGGCGGCCCTCAGGCTGACCGCACCCCAGAGCCCCGCCTCCAGCCTGCTGTCCTCGCGGCCCGGGGGCCAAAGAAACCTCCGCGACCGTGACCGGGGCCGGGCCGCGGGGACAGGCTGTGCGCGCGGGCCGTCGGCCAAAGGCCGCAGACCTTCAGGGCGGCTCAGCGCCCAGCCGCGCAGGTCCGGAGACGCCTAGGAGGCTTTTGGGGCCCACCACGAGGGAGGGACCCGACTCCCCGGGCCCCGGAACCAGCCACGCGGGAAGGGAGCGCGCGGCCCGGCCGCACAAGGGGAGGTGCCGAGGCCGGCGGGGGCCGTGCCGCTCGGGCCGGAAGTCGGCGGCGCGCGCTGATGGCGTCACGGCGCGCCCGACGGCGCAGGCCCGCGCATGCGCCCGGCCCGCAGACGGAGGGCACTGTCCGGGTCCTTGCCGGGCGACCCAGGTGCTCGGAGCACTTTGCCTGTGCCCCGACCTGGTCTGCAGCCCCCAGCGCTCAGCGCTCGGCCGGCGCAGCCACCGTCGCCCACCCTCCCCGACGACCGCCTTCCCGCGCTGCGCGCTGCCACGGGCGCTCCTGACGCCCCAGCCTGAGTCACCCCATCTTCCTCCCCGTGCGGCTTTTTGCTCCAAAGTCCCCAGTCTCGGCTACGGGAAAGGAGATAGGGTCACGGGATGGGACCAGGAGGTCCACCAGCCTCTGCACTGCTTGCCCCGCCCTGTCCTGCCTGCCTGGCCAGCTCCAGCCCAGCCACCTGTTTCCCGCCTTGAGCTCAAGTAAGGCACGGTGGCCACGCCGCATCCCCATGGAAGAGGAGGCTAGGGCAGCCTTAGGGTGCAGGCACACCCCTCTGAGTCCCCCACTCCCAGAGCGTGTCCTTAGCAACCCAGGAGGCGGAGCCTGGAGCATGTCCCTCCAGAAGGCAGCAGGGAGCACAGGTGGCACCCCTGGACAGTGGTCCTCCTGCCGGGACCTTTCCTCCTCTCAGCCAGCCTCATTTCTCAGGTGGGAAAACCCAGGCAGAGACAGAGAACCCATCTGGGATGTATGGAGGCCCAGGTCTGCAcagcccccacccttccccacctAATGAGGGAGCTGAAGATAAGCGGTTGGGGAGGTCCCATGACATCAGCCGGCTCAGGGGTCCA
Coding sequences within it:
- the SLC25A1 gene encoding tricarboxylate transport protein, mitochondrial isoform X1, with the translated sequence MAAPRALAAGAPAPGKAALTHPGKAILAGGLAGGIEICITFPTEYVKTQLQLDERAHPPRYRGIGDCVRQTVRDHGVLGLYRGLSSLLYGSIPKAAVRFGTFEFLSNHMRDAQGRLDSTRGLLCGLGAGVAEAVVVVCPMETIKVKFIHDQTSPSPRYRGFFHGVREIVREQGLKGTYQGLTATVLKQGSNQAIRFFVMTALRNWYRGDNPNKPMNPLITGVFGAVAGAASVFGNTPLDVIKTRMQGLEAHKYRSTWDCGLQILRKEGPKAFYKGTIPRLGRVCLDVAIVFVIYDEVVKLLNRVWKTD
- the SLC25A1 gene encoding tricarboxylate transport protein, mitochondrial isoform X2, coding for MAAPRALAAGAPAPGKAALTHPGKAILAGDCVRQTVRDHGVLGLYRGLSSLLYGSIPKAAVRFGTFEFLSNHMRDAQGRLDSTRGLLCGLGAGVAEAVVVVCPMETIKVKFIHDQTSPSPRYRGFFHGVREIVREQGLKGTYQGLTATVLKQGSNQAIRFFVMTALRNWYRGDNPNKPMNPLITGVFGAVAGAASVFGNTPLDVIKTRMQGLEAHKYRSTWDCGLQILRKEGPKAFYKGTIPRLGRVCLDVAIVFVIYDEVVKLLNRVWKTD
- the LOC130858403 gene encoding uncharacterized protein LOC130858403 — encoded protein: MGTCIQEGQAPLSCVTQHKVDSRAPPPACCPRGPGAKETSATVTGAGPRGQAVRAGRRPKAADLQGGSAPSRAGPETPRRLLGPTTREGPDSPGPGTSHAGRERAARPHKGRCRGRRGPCRSGRKSAARADGVTARPTAQARACARPADGGHCPGPCRATQVLGALCLCPDLVCSPQRSALGRRSHRRPPSPTTAFPRCALPRALLTPQPESPHLPPRAAFCSKVPSLGYGKGDRVTGWDQEVHQPLHCLPRPVLPAWPAPAQPPVSRLELKQLEEARQLLQHPAGHLRSYVICLTSRWRGDRSHRRLTHPLAVLRAGCWLVLQRELLAGTALHVLSLWLLAPSRSVVADLASQDERERLGHPAVGPGLRNHSVTSAASESLSQPTFKERGLDVTSWGAACQRTC